One Thermoplasma volcanium GSS1 genomic window carries:
- a CDS encoding nicotinamide-nucleotide adenylyltransferase: MQSTKEHRAFLIGRFQPFHLGHLEIVKRILRENDSIIIGIGSAQYSHTTVNPFTAGERHLMISRTLEREHVYNYYLVPIEDVNANSLWVSHVEALAPKFDVVYTNNPLVRRLFTEKHYEVRSLPMVNRSEWTGTKIREKMIKGENWEQNVPEPVVEVIREIDGISRIRQLSTTDEDVP, translated from the coding sequence ATGCAGAGTACGAAGGAACATAGAGCGTTCCTGATAGGGAGATTCCAGCCTTTCCATCTCGGCCACCTCGAGATAGTAAAGAGGATACTCCGTGAAAATGATTCCATTATAATTGGAATTGGGTCAGCCCAATATTCGCACACTACTGTAAATCCTTTTACTGCAGGTGAAAGGCATCTTATGATATCCCGCACACTTGAGCGGGAACACGTTTACAATTATTATCTTGTGCCAATAGAAGATGTAAACGCAAACTCCTTATGGGTATCGCATGTAGAGGCCCTAGCCCCTAAATTCGATGTAGTATATACGAACAACCCGCTTGTCCGGCGTCTCTTCACAGAGAAGCACTACGAAGTTAGATCATTGCCCATGGTCAATAGAAGCGAGTGGACAGGCACAAAGATAAGAGAAAAGATGATAAAGGGAGAGAATTGGGAACAAAATGTGCCGGAGCCAGTTGTAGAAGTAATACGCGAGATAGATGGCATATCCAGGATAAGGCAGCTCTCTACGACCGATGAAGATGTTCCATAG
- a CDS encoding 2-oxoacid:ferredoxin oxidoreductase subunit alpha has translation MDFNILIGGPQGGGIDTAANLVGKAVATSGYGVLSVREYHSNIKGRHSYTHMRVKEDQPRSLKYPVNIFVALDPDTIFEHLDDVSEASIVIYDKTTEDYDLQAARMIMRDTSAKIRSILQENGFETTIRGALKYMQKRGAKLLPVPFADIATQAVPNGTPSRYFNTIGAAIALAIIGIDEKFAKDSISYIFRGKQQVVEENVKVVEQSYKFATDSGVAGKTLPAKPTPRKLLLTGNDASALGKLLGGLRFQTYYPITPASDESTTLEEHQNIKWLKNEAESLKKGGVVIVQTEDELSAINMAIGGALTGARSATATSGPGFSLMAEGLSFAGMDEVPLVVTFYERGGPSTGLPTRNGQSDLLFALNAGHGEYPRIVFSSGTVDECIYDAVKALNYAAKYQMPVIHLIDKNLANTLDLISKIDLDKVKIEKVELAKEGDDVKRYDLNTQNGVSPYAVMGRNIFWMTGDEHDELGHVTEDSDIRDRMMEKRFKKLETADKEIPVDEKAQLIGPEDADITFVTWGSQKGPILDVIEDLKQDDITANLLYLKMFSPFPTEFVKSILSKAHLVIDVESNFTAQAAQMIKLYTGIEIENKILKYNGRHMTEDEILNSAKNILNKKSLMVVLEDGS, from the coding sequence ATGGACTTCAATATACTTATCGGCGGGCCGCAAGGTGGCGGTATTGATACAGCCGCAAACCTTGTAGGCAAAGCAGTTGCAACTTCTGGTTATGGTGTTCTCAGTGTGAGGGAATACCACTCCAACATTAAGGGAAGGCACAGTTACACACACATGCGTGTCAAGGAAGACCAGCCGAGGTCGTTAAAGTACCCGGTCAATATTTTTGTAGCACTCGACCCTGACACAATATTTGAGCACTTAGATGATGTCTCGGAAGCCTCAATCGTTATATACGATAAAACCACTGAAGATTACGATCTTCAGGCTGCAAGGATGATCATGAGGGATACATCCGCTAAAATCAGAAGCATCCTTCAAGAAAATGGTTTTGAAACAACTATTAGAGGCGCCCTGAAGTATATGCAAAAGCGCGGCGCCAAGTTGCTGCCTGTGCCATTTGCAGATATAGCCACCCAGGCTGTTCCAAATGGCACACCGAGCAGGTACTTCAACACAATAGGTGCCGCTATAGCGCTGGCAATCATTGGCATCGATGAGAAATTCGCCAAGGATAGCATATCTTATATATTTAGAGGAAAGCAGCAGGTAGTTGAAGAGAATGTTAAGGTTGTTGAACAATCCTATAAATTCGCCACGGATAGCGGAGTAGCTGGAAAGACGCTGCCAGCAAAGCCTACGCCCAGAAAACTTCTCTTAACTGGGAACGATGCCTCTGCTCTAGGCAAGCTTCTCGGCGGATTAAGGTTCCAGACGTACTATCCGATAACGCCAGCAAGCGATGAGAGTACAACTTTAGAGGAGCACCAGAACATAAAATGGCTTAAAAACGAAGCTGAAAGCCTAAAGAAAGGCGGTGTAGTTATAGTACAAACTGAAGATGAGCTTTCCGCCATAAATATGGCCATAGGTGGTGCACTAACTGGCGCCAGATCAGCGACTGCCACAAGCGGCCCTGGATTCTCATTAATGGCTGAAGGCTTATCGTTCGCAGGCATGGATGAAGTTCCCCTTGTCGTAACTTTCTACGAGCGAGGCGGTCCTAGCACCGGCCTACCGACTAGGAACGGTCAGTCTGATCTTCTCTTTGCATTGAACGCCGGCCACGGCGAGTATCCAAGGATTGTATTTTCGTCCGGAACCGTGGACGAATGCATATATGATGCCGTTAAGGCTTTAAACTATGCAGCAAAGTACCAAATGCCCGTAATACACCTTATCGATAAGAATCTTGCCAACACGCTTGACCTAATATCAAAGATCGATCTTGACAAGGTAAAGATTGAGAAGGTGGAATTAGCAAAGGAAGGAGACGATGTAAAGCGTTACGATCTCAACACCCAGAATGGCGTTTCTCCATACGCTGTTATGGGTCGCAACATATTCTGGATGACCGGTGATGAGCATGATGAGCTTGGCCATGTTACCGAAGATTCAGACATTAGGGACAGGATGATGGAGAAGAGATTCAAGAAACTGGAAACAGCTGACAAAGAAATACCGGTGGATGAGAAAGCCCAGCTTATCGGTCCAGAAGATGCTGACATAACATTTGTGACATGGGGAAGCCAGAAGGGCCCGATATTAGATGTGATCGAGGATCTGAAACAAGATGACATAACTGCCAACCTGCTCTACCTTAAGATGTTCTCTCCGTTCCCAACTGAGTTCGTGAAATCCATACTTTCAAAGGCGCACTTAGTGATAGATGTAGAGAGTAACTTTACAGCACAGGCCGCACAGATGATCAAGCTGTATACTGGCATAGAAATAGAGAATAAGATCCTAAAGTACAATGGTAGGCATATGACGGAGGACGAGATACTGAACTCCGCGAAGAATATATTGAATAAGAAAAGTTTAATGGTGGTGCTTGAAGATGGTTCATAA
- a CDS encoding 2-oxoacid:ferredoxin oxidoreductase subunit beta: protein MVHNFRNDITVDWCPGCGDFGILTALTSALSELNLGSHDVAIISGIGCSGKTPHYVNAAGAHTLHGRAIPVAVGVKLTNPHLKVIVTGGDGDLMSIGAGHLVAEGRRNSGITVLMYDNAVYGLTKGQAAPTLKLGVQTKSLARPNIYDAINPIMLAISSGYSFVARGFSFEIAHLKNIIKQAIMFPGSSFIDILQPCPTYNNINTMDWYKKRVYKLDDDKSWDPVITENDPKAEEKYNKAIEKSFEWGDKIPIGVFYVNKKVPPFTERLKQYVDNYEQIPPAVQDVSTEDGKPILDPFETFKDKIIV from the coding sequence ATGGTTCATAACTTTAGAAACGACATAACTGTGGATTGGTGTCCAGGTTGTGGAGATTTTGGTATACTGACTGCTCTCACTTCAGCGTTGTCCGAGCTTAACCTCGGATCGCATGATGTTGCTATTATCTCTGGTATAGGGTGCTCAGGTAAGACTCCTCACTACGTTAACGCTGCTGGTGCTCACACGCTGCATGGCAGAGCGATACCTGTGGCTGTAGGAGTCAAGCTTACGAATCCGCACTTGAAGGTCATCGTCACCGGCGGTGATGGGGACCTAATGAGCATAGGTGCCGGCCACTTGGTAGCGGAAGGCAGGAGGAATAGCGGTATAACCGTTCTCATGTATGATAACGCCGTATATGGGCTAACTAAGGGGCAGGCTGCGCCTACTCTAAAGCTTGGCGTACAAACAAAGAGTCTTGCAAGGCCGAACATATACGATGCAATCAACCCGATAATGCTTGCTATTTCATCAGGCTATTCATTCGTGGCTAGAGGTTTCAGCTTTGAGATTGCACATTTAAAGAATATCATAAAGCAGGCGATAATGTTTCCAGGATCTTCATTTATAGACATACTGCAGCCATGCCCGACATACAACAACATAAACACCATGGACTGGTACAAGAAGCGTGTCTACAAACTAGACGATGACAAGTCATGGGATCCAGTTATAACGGAAAACGATCCGAAGGCTGAAGAGAAGTACAATAAGGCCATAGAGAAGAGCTTTGAGTGGGGAGATAAGATACCTATCGGCGTATTCTACGTTAACAAGAAGGTTCCGCCTTTCACAGAGCGTCTTAAGCAGTACGTCGACAACTATGAACAGATACCGCCGGCCGTCCAGGATGTATCAACGGAGGATGGCAAGCCTATACTAGATCCGTTCGAAACCTTCAAAGACAAGATAATAGTCTAA
- a CDS encoding pyridoxal phosphate-dependent aminotransferase — protein sequence MKQSTIGRNIVDEISFGAIVKIRDQLLEMQRQGKKVYRLESGDPSFSLPPHVKEAIKQAIENNKTHYTDSTGIPELRKAIAEKLVRKNKIKDATPENVIVSNGGMNALYVTFRSLLSPGDEVIIPDPMWTEIAEIIKLAEGVPIRLPVENYIEEMQKYEDDDKVKAVFVNSPHNPTGLVFTPKQIDGIISFAESKGIFIVSDEAYEDVIFDGREHVSPGSKYDNTISLFSMSKTYAMSGLRIGYAHTNSEILYDRMKKLLRCTINGVNSATQYGAVAALTGPQEFVGQMRSEYQKRRDIIFNAVSKSRYLEPVKPGGTFYLWAKIKEYPKEVKDSWDMTYYLLDKTGVGSSPGPVFGPAGDGYIRFAFSADTEHVREASELIEKFE from the coding sequence ATGAAACAATCAACCATAGGAAGGAACATAGTAGACGAGATTTCATTTGGCGCCATAGTAAAGATAAGGGATCAACTGCTCGAGATGCAGAGGCAAGGCAAAAAGGTATACAGGCTTGAATCCGGAGACCCGTCATTTTCGCTCCCACCGCATGTTAAGGAGGCCATAAAGCAGGCCATAGAGAATAATAAAACTCACTATACGGATTCTACAGGAATCCCAGAACTTAGAAAGGCTATTGCAGAGAAGCTGGTGAGAAAGAACAAGATCAAAGATGCGACGCCGGAGAACGTAATAGTTTCAAACGGCGGGATGAATGCACTCTACGTTACATTCCGTTCACTCCTTAGCCCCGGCGATGAAGTAATAATACCAGATCCAATGTGGACTGAGATCGCCGAGATAATAAAATTAGCTGAAGGCGTACCTATAAGATTGCCGGTTGAAAATTATATAGAGGAAATGCAAAAATATGAGGATGACGATAAAGTGAAAGCTGTATTCGTAAATAGCCCGCATAACCCTACTGGCCTTGTCTTCACACCCAAGCAGATAGATGGGATCATCTCATTTGCTGAATCAAAGGGCATTTTCATAGTCAGCGATGAAGCTTACGAGGATGTCATATTCGATGGTCGCGAACACGTGAGCCCAGGTTCAAAGTACGACAACACAATTTCGTTATTCTCAATGTCAAAAACGTACGCTATGAGCGGCCTGCGCATAGGCTACGCCCATACCAACAGTGAAATACTTTATGACAGGATGAAAAAACTGCTGAGATGCACTATAAACGGTGTGAATTCAGCAACACAGTACGGTGCTGTAGCTGCTCTCACAGGCCCGCAGGAATTTGTAGGGCAAATGAGGAGCGAATACCAGAAGAGGCGCGATATTATATTCAATGCCGTTTCAAAATCCAGGTACCTCGAACCCGTAAAGCCTGGCGGGACTTTTTATCTTTGGGCAAAGATAAAGGAATATCCGAAAGAAGTAAAGGATTCCTGGGATATGACGTACTATCTTCTCGACAAGACAGGTGTCGGATCATCTCCAGGACCAGTGTTCGGGCCTGCAGGAGACGGATATATAAGGTTCGCATTCAGTGCTGACACAGAACATGTAAGGGAAGCGTCAGAATTAATTGAAAAATTTGAATAA
- a CDS encoding DNA adenine methylase: MEYSKACCKPVLKWAGGKRQLIPYIMRYVPERFKTYYEPFLGGAAVLIHLYSKGRISKAVVSDVNRDLYMLYKEIKERPIELISVMRSLNFQNKREDYYRARDLFNETSDYKLRSALLIYLNKHGYNGLYRLNSLGLFNVPFGRHRNTSFPSDQDILSLSNMLSSCTILNEDFEKAVAGAESGDFVYFDPPYVPLSKTSNFTSYTESGFTHKDQVRLKDVFIELSNRGVFVMETNSDTENVRDLYKAFEIIGVPARRNINSNASRRNGATELIIRNY, translated from the coding sequence ATGGAGTACAGTAAAGCCTGCTGCAAGCCAGTCTTGAAGTGGGCGGGCGGAAAGAGGCAGCTTATTCCATATATAATGCGCTACGTTCCTGAGAGGTTCAAAACGTACTACGAACCTTTCCTTGGAGGCGCAGCTGTACTAATCCACCTGTACTCTAAGGGAAGGATATCAAAGGCAGTCGTATCGGATGTCAACAGGGATCTCTACATGCTATACAAAGAAATAAAGGAAAGGCCCATAGAATTGATAAGTGTGATGAGAAGCCTAAATTTTCAAAATAAAAGAGAAGACTATTACCGTGCAAGGGACTTGTTCAACGAAACGTCGGATTATAAGTTGAGATCAGCACTTCTCATCTATCTTAACAAACACGGATACAACGGCTTATATCGGCTAAATTCACTCGGGCTTTTCAATGTTCCGTTTGGCAGGCACAGAAATACGTCATTCCCGTCGGATCAGGATATACTTTCATTGTCGAATATGCTGTCATCTTGTACTATCTTGAATGAAGACTTCGAAAAGGCAGTAGCAGGAGCGGAATCCGGCGATTTCGTCTATTTCGATCCGCCTTACGTTCCGTTGAGCAAGACTTCTAACTTCACTTCATACACGGAATCTGGATTCACGCACAAAGATCAGGTCAGGCTTAAGGACGTATTTATCGAACTATCCAACAGAGGTGTATTCGTAATGGAAACAAATTCTGACACGGAAAACGTGAGAGATCTTTACAAAGCCTTTGAAATAATAGGGGTGCCAGCGAGGAGGAACATAAATTCGAACGCATCAAGAAGAAATGGCGCAACAGAGCTTATAATAAGGAACTACTGA
- a CDS encoding metal-dependent hydrolase, with protein sequence MDVKIIWHGHACFSIEGKKNVLIDPFLTGNPMAKVKAEDLNPDIILVTHGHYDHAADAVSISKRTGAPVLSVFELSEIFKESGINTIDINPGGTVEFEGVSIKATIATHSSSYDGRYAGNPVGYVIDIGRKIYHAGDTGYFKDMELIGSVDRPEISLLPIGGHYTMDVDGAVEALKMLKSPIAIPMHYNTFDVIKADPLRFKNLAAAVGTYVIVPKVEEPVEL encoded by the coding sequence ATGGATGTAAAAATTATTTGGCATGGGCATGCTTGTTTCTCTATAGAAGGAAAAAAGAATGTGTTGATAGATCCGTTTCTGACAGGAAACCCCATGGCTAAGGTAAAGGCAGAGGATCTAAACCCAGACATAATCTTGGTTACGCATGGGCATTACGACCACGCAGCCGATGCAGTCTCAATATCCAAAAGGACTGGAGCCCCGGTGCTTAGCGTATTCGAACTTTCAGAAATATTCAAGGAATCAGGGATCAATACGATTGACATAAACCCTGGCGGAACGGTTGAGTTCGAAGGCGTAAGCATTAAAGCTACAATAGCGACACATTCCTCAAGCTACGATGGCAGATATGCAGGCAACCCAGTTGGTTACGTGATCGACATAGGACGCAAAATATACCACGCCGGCGACACTGGATACTTTAAGGATATGGAGTTAATTGGATCTGTAGATAGGCCAGAGATCTCGCTCCTCCCCATAGGTGGCCACTATACTATGGACGTGGATGGAGCAGTAGAAGCCCTCAAGATGCTGAAATCGCCCATAGCAATACCTATGCACTACAACACCTTTGACGTTATAAAAGCAGATCCGTTAAGATTCAAGAACCTGGCAGCAGCCGTAGGCACGTATGTAATCGTACCTAAGGTAGAGGAGCCTGTAGAACTCTAA
- a CDS encoding PIN domain-containing protein, producing the protein MKADTPNFILLDTNAIIYAIEKKIRLEDAVIEIPGVSRPAVPYCVIRELYGLAKKNVTARIAYQYAKKLEIIETDKYGDDGVIEAAMKTGAMVLTNDERLSRRLRETGIKVAMISGRKILF; encoded by the coding sequence GTGAAAGCAGATACGCCTAACTTCATATTGCTCGATACAAATGCAATAATTTACGCTATAGAAAAGAAGATTAGGCTCGAGGATGCTGTTATCGAGATACCTGGAGTCTCGCGGCCTGCCGTTCCTTACTGCGTAATCCGTGAGCTCTACGGACTCGCTAAAAAAAACGTAACGGCACGAATTGCCTATCAATACGCAAAGAAGCTTGAGATAATTGAAACCGATAAATACGGAGATGATGGCGTAATAGAAGCCGCAATGAAGACTGGTGCGATGGTTCTTACCAACGATGAGCGCCTTTCACGGAGATTGAGAGAAACCGGAATAAAGGTTGCAATGATATCAGGCAGAAAAATATTGTTTTAG
- a CDS encoding mevalonate-3-phosphate 5-kinase, translating into MHSKIILIGGVPGVGKTSISGFLARELGIDIMLSGDYLREFLRPLFGDNPLIQKSVYDAWQAYGQKTDENIVKGYIDQAKIMMAGIDRILIRAIENGENLILETLYFLPEMLSEKARNNVHMFYLYIGDEKLHRDRLVDRINYTHKNSPGTRLAEHLYEYRNIMEYSMMRSSEYNVKIIDTSNYEEARRTILEMIVKGESRYA; encoded by the coding sequence ATGCATTCTAAGATCATTCTCATAGGCGGCGTGCCAGGTGTCGGAAAGACGAGCATATCGGGATTCCTGGCAAGAGAACTCGGCATAGACATCATGCTGTCCGGAGACTACTTAAGGGAGTTCCTTAGGCCGTTGTTTGGAGACAACCCTTTGATTCAGAAGAGTGTATACGATGCATGGCAGGCCTATGGGCAGAAGACCGACGAGAATATAGTAAAGGGATATATCGATCAGGCAAAGATAATGATGGCCGGCATCGATCGTATACTCATTAGGGCCATAGAAAACGGTGAAAATCTAATACTGGAAACACTGTATTTTCTCCCAGAGATGCTATCGGAAAAGGCAAGAAATAACGTACATATGTTTTATTTATACATAGGTGATGAGAAACTCCATAGAGATCGATTAGTGGATAGAATAAATTATACGCATAAGAACTCACCCGGTACAAGGCTGGCAGAACACCTCTACGAGTATAGGAATATTATGGAGTATAGTATGATGAGATCATCGGAATACAATGTAAAGATTATCGATACTTCCAACTATGAAGAGGCCAGGCGAACAATTTTAGAAATGATCGTTAAGGGTGAAAGCAGATACGCCTAA
- a CDS encoding isochorismatase family protein, giving the protein MERYDGADLDPGHSILVIMNATEENFKHIFSKLEFITSMKVIEDAMKLYNIPAVFIERNFRSSRLSDYIARKYSQKMVSLMSPSSYDEEYIRQFGELAIPPGLSIGSEDIFSDNTVRNMIEGSGKTTVVLAGFYTESDIYISAIESLLHDYYTFVISDATSTISERTYFEALDLLSQHVEVIDSRDLIRYWSVG; this is encoded by the coding sequence ATGGAAAGGTATGACGGTGCTGATCTAGATCCAGGCCATTCTATATTGGTTATCATGAACGCAACTGAGGAAAATTTCAAACACATCTTTAGTAAGCTAGAGTTCATCACTTCAATGAAGGTGATAGAGGATGCAATGAAACTTTACAATATACCCGCTGTATTCATCGAGAGGAACTTCCGCAGCTCAAGGCTTTCGGATTATATCGCAAGAAAGTACAGCCAGAAGATGGTTAGCTTAATGTCACCGTCTAGTTATGATGAAGAATATATAAGGCAGTTCGGAGAACTTGCTATTCCGCCAGGCTTGAGTATAGGGAGTGAAGACATATTTTCTGACAATACCGTTAGGAATATGATCGAAGGGTCGGGGAAAACTACCGTAGTACTTGCAGGATTTTATACAGAATCTGACATTTATATATCTGCCATCGAGTCGCTGCTTCATGATTACTACACCTTCGTTATATCTGACGCAACTTCAACTATATCGGAAAGGACATACTTTGAAGCGCTCGATCTGCTCTCGCAGCATGTAGAAGTCATAGATTCAAGGGACCTCATCAGGTATTGGAGCGTGGGCTGA
- a CDS encoding glycosyltransferase, translating into MVICLSTEISLVAATLNEIGNIATFLDKVEKELIYYNFEIIIVDDNSSDGTKEYLAERSLKDKNLHVIENPYRVGMLGSLKMGINSAKGKYCIVMDADLQHPPEAILSIIERLNHGCDIVVGSRYVNGGSAGDRNSYRALLSIGAQYLSYLFLRSARSTTDPMSGFFGFQTSMNHDFSYKNRFKLTDMGAKILLLLLAENQNCNVCDVGYVFRSRERGKSKIVSGMSFLERYMSELLDAMIVERQWKNRGC; encoded by the coding sequence ATGGTAATCTGTTTGAGTACAGAAATCAGCCTCGTGGCAGCTACACTCAATGAGATTGGAAACATAGCAACTTTCCTTGACAAGGTTGAGAAAGAACTCATTTACTACAACTTCGAGATAATAATCGTGGACGACAACAGTTCAGACGGAACTAAAGAATACCTTGCTGAACGATCGTTAAAGGACAAGAATCTGCATGTAATAGAAAATCCCTATAGAGTAGGTATGCTGGGGTCGCTCAAAATGGGGATAAATTCGGCAAAGGGCAAGTACTGTATTGTCATGGATGCTGATCTACAGCACCCGCCCGAGGCAATACTATCCATAATAGAGCGGCTGAATCACGGCTGCGACATAGTTGTTGGGAGTAGATACGTAAATGGAGGATCTGCCGGCGATAGGAACAGTTATCGAGCTTTATTATCCATTGGTGCACAATATCTATCTTACCTTTTCCTGCGTTCGGCAAGGTCCACTACCGATCCAATGTCTGGCTTCTTCGGCTTCCAAACTTCAATGAACCATGACTTTAGCTACAAAAACAGATTTAAACTGACAGATATGGGGGCTAAGATACTGCTTCTGCTGCTCGCGGAAAACCAGAACTGCAATGTATGCGATGTAGGTTACGTCTTCAGAAGCAGAGAACGCGGAAAGTCTAAAATTGTAAGCGGCATGTCTTTTCTAGAAAGGTATATGTCCGAATTATTGGACGCAATGATAGTCGAAAGGCAGTGGAAGAATAGGGGGTGCTGA
- a CDS encoding helix-hairpin-helix domain-containing protein — protein MINQDIARIFTEIAYLLEAAGEQKSQFEANAYLKASRAISSMQEDLETIYEKGGKDALLSIPGIGKGIADKIVEYINSGSIQKYEDLKKKYPIDFISLMKIEGLGPKKLAVLYQALGITNVEELRNAILNHKVRGIPGFGEKSENQLLKNIEMAERVSERIPIWKAYPEALRIKNYLESTGYALIVEIAGSTRRMKETIGDIDILAASEYPNALMDKFVEMDGVSSIIAKGDKKSTVSLKIGTTCDLRIVSKESFGAAMQYFTGSKDHNIKLRRLAIGKGMKLNEYGLFSGDKNIVSGMPEEKVYETLDLAYIPPELREDRGEIEAAAQKRLPEIVQYGEVKGDMFSKMDVSNIKNITGISYVFVDSGDGPLTDLYMYTFDGGRAVKTGASIKALDCSKLNAVSELKSASGVIMLYNIDSLGLPESAAVQNLIEKLSKSGIIVLINSSDVRPTSDFLYSLRKYDFKVAIGSFSDEPSLEGSMRFGIGITRRAWIEKNRIINTLDANALMSYLKNSQ, from the coding sequence GTGATAAATCAAGACATCGCTAGAATATTTACAGAGATCGCGTATCTACTAGAAGCCGCCGGCGAACAGAAAAGCCAGTTCGAGGCCAACGCTTATCTTAAGGCATCACGAGCTATATCGTCTATGCAAGAAGACCTAGAAACAATATATGAAAAAGGCGGAAAAGATGCACTTTTATCGATACCAGGGATAGGAAAGGGCATCGCCGATAAGATAGTTGAATACATAAATAGCGGAAGCATACAAAAGTACGAGGATCTAAAGAAAAAGTATCCTATAGATTTTATTTCGCTAATGAAGATAGAGGGGCTAGGCCCAAAAAAGTTAGCAGTACTTTATCAGGCGCTCGGTATAACAAATGTGGAAGAGTTAAGAAATGCAATCTTAAACCACAAAGTGCGGGGCATTCCAGGATTTGGTGAAAAAAGTGAAAATCAACTCCTCAAGAACATTGAAATGGCTGAAAGGGTATCGGAGAGAATACCCATATGGAAGGCTTATCCCGAAGCATTACGCATAAAAAATTATCTTGAATCGACAGGCTATGCTCTCATTGTAGAGATCGCTGGTTCTACAAGGAGAATGAAGGAGACGATTGGAGACATTGACATACTGGCTGCTTCAGAGTATCCAAACGCGCTCATGGATAAGTTCGTAGAGATGGACGGCGTCTCCTCCATTATTGCGAAAGGTGATAAGAAATCGACCGTATCTCTAAAAATAGGTACTACGTGCGATTTAAGGATAGTATCTAAGGAGAGCTTCGGTGCTGCAATGCAGTACTTTACGGGCAGCAAAGACCACAACATAAAGCTCAGGCGCCTCGCTATTGGAAAGGGGATGAAACTCAACGAGTACGGCCTCTTTTCCGGAGACAAAAACATCGTTTCTGGAATGCCTGAGGAAAAGGTATATGAAACCCTGGATTTAGCCTACATACCTCCTGAGCTAAGGGAGGACAGAGGCGAGATAGAGGCAGCGGCCCAGAAAAGGCTGCCGGAAATCGTGCAGTACGGTGAAGTAAAGGGTGATATGTTCAGCAAAATGGACGTTTCGAATATAAAAAATATTACGGGAATAAGCTACGTGTTCGTAGACTCCGGGGACGGGCCATTAACAGATCTTTACATGTATACTTTCGATGGGGGAAGAGCAGTGAAAACAGGAGCCAGTATTAAGGCTTTGGACTGCAGCAAGCTTAACGCTGTCTCGGAATTAAAATCAGCAAGTGGCGTAATTATGCTTTACAACATAGACTCTCTCGGGCTGCCAGAATCTGCTGCTGTTCAAAATCTTATTGAGAAGTTAAGCAAATCTGGGATAATCGTGTTAATAAATTCCAGTGACGTGAGGCCGACAAGTGATTTCCTATACTCACTTCGGAAATATGATTTCAAAGTTGCCATAGGATCGTTTTCCGACGAGCCTTCATTGGAAGGTTCTATGCGCTTTGGCATAGGCATAACGCGGAGGGCATGGATAGAAAAAAATAGAATAATAAATACGTTAGATGCGAACGCATTAATGTCATACTTAAAAAATTCACAGTGA
- a CDS encoding cyclase family protein, protein MFKVDRYFDLTAPIYPYMPVWPSNPPVELKPIVTVPKDGYLAEIIEASTHTGTHIDAPAHMIEGGTTVDDLDLASLIGTGYCLKVLPDGHTIRSTHLAEKWQGIYNNSILLIETGWYKKRGYTREFQYDFPGLSEDAADFLIQKHVKAVGIDTLGIEPYENTDFRVHKKLLRSGIPIIEDLYGLDSLEEGRPYLIIALPLRLKGTSGSMARVVAAETE, encoded by the coding sequence ATGTTTAAAGTGGATCGTTATTTTGATCTGACCGCACCGATTTATCCCTATATGCCCGTATGGCCATCAAATCCACCTGTGGAGTTGAAGCCAATCGTAACTGTACCAAAGGACGGCTACCTTGCGGAGATTATCGAGGCTTCAACGCATACAGGCACTCACATAGACGCGCCGGCCCACATGATCGAAGGTGGGACAACGGTGGACGATCTCGATCTAGCTTCCCTGATTGGAACAGGGTATTGCCTGAAAGTCCTCCCTGATGGCCATACTATTCGATCAACCCATTTGGCTGAGAAGTGGCAGGGCATCTACAACAATTCGATCTTATTGATCGAGACTGGATGGTACAAAAAGAGAGGTTATACACGTGAATTCCAGTATGATTTTCCTGGTCTATCCGAAGACGCAGCAGATTTCTTAATACAAAAACATGTGAAGGCCGTCGGAATAGACACCCTGGGTATAGAACCTTACGAAAATACGGATTTTAGAGTACACAAGAAACTGCTAAGGTCAGGAATACCTATAATCGAGGATCTTTACGGGCTTGATTCGCTGGAAGAAGGCCGGCCGTACTTAATAATAGCTTTGCCGCTCCGCTTAAAGGGTACAAGCGGCTCTATGGCCAGAGTAGTTGCTGCGGAGACCGAATAA